A region from the Colius striatus isolate bColStr4 chromosome 12, bColStr4.1.hap1, whole genome shotgun sequence genome encodes:
- the PLS1 gene encoding plastin-1: MENNITTISREELEELREAFSKIDIDNSGYVSDYELQDLFKEASLPLPGYKVREIVEKIIVVTDTNKDGRINFEEFVSIIQELKSKDVSKSFRKSINKKKGITAIGGTSAISSEGTQHSYSEEEKVAFVNWINKALQDDPDCKHLLPMNPSDASLFKSLADGILLCKMINFSQPDTIDERAINKKKLTPFTISENLNLALNSASAIGCTVVNIGSQDLQEGKPHLVLGLLWQIIKVGLFADIEISRNEALIALVSEGEELDQLMKLSPEELLLRWVNYHLANAGWQKISNFSQDIKDSRAYYHLLNQIAPKGDDSHELPIKIDFSGFHDKNDLRRAECMLQQADKLGCRQFVTPADVVAGNPKLNLAFVANLFNTYPALHKPNNSSYDLNLLEGESNEERTFRNWMNSLGVSPYVNHLYSDLSDALIIFQLYNMTRVPVEWNRVNKPPYPLLGGNMKKIENCNYAVELGKTKAKFSLVGIAGHDLNEGNTTLTLALVWQLMRRYTLNVLSDLGEGEKVNDEIIIKWVNQTLVKANKKTSITSFKDKSISTSLPVLDLIDAIAPKAIRPEMVKREDLSYQDKLNNAKYAISVARKIGARIYALPDDLVEVKPKMVMTVFACLMGRGMNKIK, from the exons GAACTTGAAGAACTAAGGGAAGCGTTCAGCAAAATAG atATTGACAACAGTGGATATGTCAGCGATTATGAGCTTCAGGATCTATTTAAAGAAGCAAGTCTGCCCTTGCCTGGTTACAAAGTCCGGGAGATTGTAGAAAAAATCATTGTAGTTACAGATACCAATAAGGATGGGAGAATCAACTTTGAAGAATTTGTCTCT ATAATTCAGGAATTGAAAAGTAAAGATGTCAGCAAATCTTTCCGAAAAtcaataaacaaaaagaaaggtatTACAGCAATTGGAGGAACATCAGCAATATCcagtgaggggacacagcactCATATTCAG aggaagaaaaagttgcTTTTGTTAATTGGATAAATAAAGCCCTACAAGATGACCCAGACTGTAAGCACCTCCTACCTATGAACCCATCAGATGCCAGTCTTTTTAAGTCCCTTGCGGATGGCATCCTCCTTTG CAAAATGATCAACTTTTCACAACCAGATACAATTGATGAAAGGGCTATTAATAAGAAGAAACTCACTCCTTTCACTATTTCT GAAAACCTAAATCTGGCTCTGAACTCAGCATCTGCTATCGGCTGTACAGTTGTCAATATTGGATCACAAGATTTGCAAGAAGGAAAACCACACTTGGTATTGGGACTCTTGTGGCAGATCATTAAAGTTGGTCTGTTTGCTGATATTGAGATCTCCAGAAATGAAG CTCTTATTGCCTTGGTAAGTGAAGGGGAAGAACTAGATCAGTTAATGAAACTTTCTCCAGAAGAGCTCTTGTTACGCTGGGTGAACTACCATCTGGCCAATGCAGGGTGGCAGAAAATCAGTAACTTCAGCCAAGACATTAAG GATTCAAGAGCATACTACCATCTGTTAAATCAGATTGCACCCAAAGGAGATGACTCTCATGAATTGCCCAttaaaattgacttttcagGATTTCAT gatAAAAATGACTTGAGGAGGGCTGAATGCATGCTTCAACAGGCAGATAAACTGGGCTGCAGACAGTTTGTAACTCCAGCTGATGTGGTTGCAGGCAACCCTAAACTCAATTTGGCTTTTGTTGCCAATCTCTTTAACACATATCCAGCCCTACACAAGCCTAACAATTCATCTTACGATCTCAATTTATTAGAAG GAGAAAGTAACGAGGAAAGGACTTTCAGAAACTGGATGAATTCACTGGGTGTAAGCCCATATGTTAATCATTTATACAG TGACCTCTCTGATGCTTTGATCATTTTCCAATTGTATAATATGACTCGCGTGCCCGTTGAGTGGAACCGTGTCAACAAACCTCCTTATCCGTTACTCGGTGGTAATATGAAAAAG ATTGAGAATTGCAATTATGCAGTAGaacttgggaagacaaaagcTAAATTCTCGCTGGTTGGTATTGCTGGACACGATCTAAATGAGGGTAATACAACTCTGACTTTGGCTTTGGTATGGCAGCTGATGAGAAG GTACACTTTGAATGTACTATCAGACcttggagagggagaaaaagtaaatgatgaaattattattaaatgGGTGAATCAGACACTTGTAAAAGCAAATAAGAAAACATCAATTACAAGTTTCAAG gacAAATCAATTAGTACTAGTTTACCTGTCCTAGATTTAATAGATGCCATTGCACCAAAAGCCATTCGTCCAGAAATGGTCAAGAGAGAAGATCTGTCTTACCAAGACAAATTGAATAATGCTAA GTATGCCATTTCAGTTGCTCGAAAAATTGGTGCTCGTATTTATGCTCTTCCAGATGATTTGGTTGAAGTGAAGCCAAAAATGGTGATGACAGTGTTTGCCTGTTTGATGGGAAGAGGaatgaacaaaataaaataa